GATTTCCAATCTATAACGGCGGATTTCAATAGAATCGGCGTTAGGAAGGCGTACTTCGGGCCGCACGAAATAGCGGCTCCTGAAGACCAACGGCTGATCTTCACCGGCCTCCAGGATCTCAAGACTCGGTTCCCCGATTATATCTCCTTTCTCCTGTTCCAGCACTTCCCGAAAGACGCTCGGCACCAATTTTTGCACGAGAGAATCCCTCAGATGCTCAGGATCGATATAGCGGCGCAAAATGGATCGCGGCGCATATCCCTTTCGGAAGCCGGGAACCTGGGTCCGGAGATTGAGTTCCCGGTAGATTGTCTCCTGGGCTTCCTTGACTC
This genomic interval from Atribacteraceae bacterium contains the following:
- a CDS encoding trigger factor family protein, whose protein sequence is MVEVKKEEKAINIFELIITIEEERVKEAQETIYRELNLRTQVPGFRKGYAPRSILRRYIDPEHLRDSLVQKLVPSVFREVLEQEKGDIIGEPSLEILEAGEDQPLVFRSRYFVRPEVRLPNADSIEIRRYRLEI